One window of the Rosa rugosa chromosome 3, drRosRugo1.1, whole genome shotgun sequence genome contains the following:
- the LOC133739579 gene encoding protein TIC 55, chloroplastic: MALFHPFLSHYSTSLLSPVTHKQPQSQPLKLVRPPFNAPTRKTKCGAVADIKPAAPAPVGDDDEDHKVLLVGPTSEQERRGERIVADYDWTEEWYPLYLTQDIPEDAPLGLTVFDKQLVLYRDGNGVLQCYQDRCPHRLAKLSEGQLIDGRLECLYHGWQFEGAGKCVKIPQLPADAKIPRSACVKTYEVRDSQGVVWVWMSRKTPPNPAKLPWFENFDRPGFQDTSTTHELPYDHSILLENLMDPAHVPISHDRTDWSAKREDAQPLRFEVTERTDRGFAGWWGKTTDQSASSFLRFEAPCSLQNNREIVDDKTGETHYFSGLFLCRPTGQGKSMLIVRFGGTKRSPLAKLFPKWYFHQNAGKVFEQDMGFLSSQNEILLKEKVPTKNLYLNLKSSDTWVAEYRKWMDKVGHGMPYHFGHSTISLPKEPAVVEHAPAGLVAGVSASLPAKGGIGTMHAPNLANRYFRHVVHCKECRNVVKAFQAWKNYLSAVAVALTALAILISGRQWKALLLVSAAVCSGGVYACSAAVALNTTNFIRTHRRL, translated from the exons TTTCTTTCACACTATTCCACCTCTCTCCTGTCCCCAGTAACCCACAAACAACCACAGTCACAGCCACTCAAACTAGTCAGACCGCCATTCAACGCCCCAACACGAAAGACCAAGTGCGGTGCAGTCGCAGACATCAAACCTGCAGCACCAGCTCCAGtaggtgatgatgatgaagatcaCAAGGTCCTGCTGGTAGGTCCTACCAGCGAGCAAGagcggagaggagagaggatcGTGGCGGACTATGATTGGACGGAGGAATGGTACCCTCTGTACCTCACCCAGGACATTCCAGAGGATGCACCTTTGGGTCTAACTGTGTTCGATAAGCAACTAGTTCTCTACAGAGACGGCAATGGTGTGCTTCAGTGTTACCAAGATCGCTGCCCCCACAG GTTGGCGAAATTATCAGAAGGCCAACTGATTGATGGGAGACTGGAATGTTTATATCATGGTTGGCAATTTGAAGGTGCAGGAAAATGTGTCAAGATCCCTCAG CTTCCAGCTGATGCCAAAATTCCTAGGTCGGCTTGTGTGAAAACATATGAGGTGAGGGACTCGCAAGGTGTTGTGTGGGTTTGGATGTCTCGTAAGACACCACCAAACCCTGCTAAGCTTCCTTGGTTTGAGAACTTTGACAGGCCAGGGTTCCAAGATACTTCAACAACCCATGAGCTTCCTTATGATCACTCCATACTTTTGGAGAACCTCATGGATCCAGCCCATGTTCCGATCTCACATGACAGGACAGACTGGAGTGCTAAAAGGGAAGATGCTCAACCACTGCGTTTTGAGGTCACCGAACGCACCGACCGAGGATTTGCAGGCTGGTGGGGGAAGACAACTGATCAGTCCGCCTCCAGCTTCTTGCGCTTTGAAGCACCGTGTTCTCTTCAAAACAATCGAGAAATTGTTGACGACAAGACTGGGGAAACGCACTACTTCTCAGGTCTCTTTCTTTGCAGACCAACTGGACAAGGGAAGTCCATGCTCATTGTGAGGTTTGGAGGAACAAAAAGGTCTCCTCTGGCAAAATTGTTTCCCAAATGGTACTTCCATCAGAATGCAGGAAAGGTGTTTGAGCAAGACATGGGATTCCTTTCTTCTCAGAATGAGATACTTCTGAAAGAAAAAGTGCCCACCAAGAACCTCTACCTTAACTTGAAATCCTCAGATACATGGGTAGCTGAATACAGAAAATGGATGGACAAAGTTGGGCATGGGATGCCTTACCACTTTGGCCACAGCACAATATCGTTGCCCAAAGAGCCTGCCGTGGTCGAACATGCTCCTGCTGGACTTGTTGCAGGTGTATCGGCATCTTTGCCTGCCAAGGGAGGCATTGGAACCATGCATGCTCCAAATTTGGCCAACCGGTATTTCCGGCATGTGGTTCATTGCAAAGAGTGCAGAAATGTTGTCAAAGCTTTCCAAGCCTGGAAAAATTACCTTTCTGCTGTTGCTGTTGCATTGACCGCTTTGGCAATTCTAATCTCCGGAAGGCAATGGAAGGCTCTTCTGTTAGTGTCAGCAGCCGTATGCTCCGGCGGAGTTTATGCATGCTCGGCTGCTGTTGCATTGAACACAACAAATTTCATTAGGACACATAGGAGATTGTGA
- the LOC133739578 gene encoding dynamin-related protein 3A-like produces MGEAVDSFPTKPTTSSVTIGSSLIPIINKLQDILAPVAVGSELSKISLPQVAVVGSQSSGKSSVLEALVGRDFLPRGCDICTRRPLVLMLENRPPNPAGDAAQTEWGEFRHLPGKRFYDFTSIRREIQAETEKEAGLNKGVSDKQIRLKITSPNVLNMTLVDLPGITKVPVGDQPSDIESRIRKMIMGHIRQENCIILAVTPANADLATSDALQLAREADPTGFRTIGVITKLDIMDRGTDASNFLLGKVVPLKLGYVGVVNRCQEDINKNRSIAAALAYEDKFFRDNPVYSSLSDRCGIPQLARKLNQILEHHIRIVLPGLKAELNSQMNAIYKELQTYGKVMESKTDLGATLLNILSKYCEAFTAMLDGKNPEMSTKELSGGARIQYIFQSIFVKSLQEVDPCDDVTDDDIRTAIQNASGARNALFVPEVPFEVLVRRQIARLLDPSLQCLRFVYEELVKISRTCEVTELQRFPVLRMRLDEVMVNFLRDGAQPAERMIENLIEMEVDYINTSHPNFLGGNRAAEIAMHELKSPQISLGITDAEAQTSRVARAKIGQLPNQGSHSQLNNNKPVSGGSTRTWTLPLLFGNWTSSGGSLSRSFGEQNHSQLMPSVIQLREPPSILRPVEVTEHKAVEIIVTKLLLRSYYDIVRKNIQDLVPKAIMHFLVNLTKRTLHRTFIQKLYRENLFEELLQEQDALVLKRKHNQELLRVLEQSMQTLEKVEFDVSSHTSSFGIDASAELPRITRTSPPHQQYSTTSGQMSQSRYHSFSRSFVTNTTA; encoded by the exons ATGGGCGAGGCAGTGGACTCTTTTCCTACGAAGCCGACGACCAGTTCAGTGACGATCGGCTCGTCGCTGATTCCGATAATCAACAAGCTGCAGGACATTCTGGCTCCCGTAGCCGTAGGCAGCGAATTGTCGAAGATTTCGCTGCCGCAAGTGGCCGTCGTGGGAAGCCAAAGCAGCGGCAAATCCAGCGTCCTCGAGGCGCTCGTCGGCCGTGACTTTCTCCCTCGCGGCTGCGATATATGCACTCGTAGACCCCTCGTCTTGATGCTCGAGAACCGCCCCCCCAATCCCGCCGGAGATGCCGCTCAAACCGAGTGGGGCGAGTTTCGACATTTGCCTGGAAAGCGCTTCTACGACTTCACCAGCATTCGCCGAGAGATTCAG GCTGAGACTGAAAAAGAGGCAGGATTGAACAAAGGCGTTTCGGATAAACAAATTCGGCTCAAGATTACCTCTCCGAATGTGCTTAATATGACGCTTGTTGATTTGCCTGGCATCACTAAGGTTCCGGTGGGAGATCAACCTAGTGACATAGAATCAAGGATCAGGAAGATGATAATGGGACATATTAGGCAAGAAAATTGCATTATATTGGCAGTTACTCCTGCCAACGCTGATTTAGCCACCTCTGATGCACTGCAACTCGCTAGAGAAGCTGACCCTACTG GTTTTCGTACCATTGGTGTCATCACCAAG CTTGATATAATGGACAGGGGCACCGATGCCAGCAACTTTTTGCTCGGGAAAGTTGTTCCCCTTAAGCTCGGTTATGTTGGTGTTGTCAACCGTTGTCAGGAG GACATCAATAAAAACCGTAGCATTGCTGCAGCACTTGCTTATGAGGACAAATTCTTCCGTGATAATCCA GTATATAGCAGTCTCTCTGATCGTTGCGGCATTCCCCAGTTAGCAAGGAAACTGAATCAG ATTCTGGAGCACCATATCAGGATTGTTCTCCCTGGTTTAAAGGCCGAGTTGAATTCTCAGATGAATGCTATTTATAAAGAACTACAAACATATGGAAAAGTTATGGAATCCAAA ACAGATCTGGGAGCAACTTTGTTGAACATTTTGTCAAAATACTGTGAAG CTTTTACTGCCATGTTGGATGGAAAAAATCCGGAGATGTCAACTAAAGAATTGTCAGGAGGAGCCAGGATCCAGTACATTTTCCAGTCAATTTTTGTAAAGAGCTTGCAG GAAGTAGATCCCTGTGATGATGTAACTGATGATGATATTCGAACGGCCATTCAAAATGCATCTGGTGCAAGAAATGCTTTATTTGTGCCTGAG GtcccatttgaagttttagttAGAAGACAGATTGCACGCTTGTTAGACCCAAGCCTTCAGTGTCTTCGTTTTGTTTATGAGGAACTGGTTAAG ATTAGTCGCACTTGTGAGGTAACTGAGTTGCAAAGGTTTCCAGTATTGAGAATGCGTTTGGATGAAGTCATGGTAAACTTTTTGCGTGACGGTGCACAGCCTGCTGAGAGAATGATAGAAAATCTTATTGAGATGGAG GTAGATTATATAAACACTTCGCACCCAAATTTTTTAGGTGGGAACAGAGCTGCTGAGATTGCTATGCATGAGTTGAAATCACCACAG ATATCTCTGGGCATAACGGATGCTGAAGCCCAAACTTCTCGGGTGGCTCGGGCAAAGATTGGACAATTACCAAATCAG GGAAGTCATTCACAGCTGAATAACAATAAACCTGTATCTG GAGGTTCTACAAGGACTTGGACTCTTCCATTATTATTTGGGAATTGGACATCGTCTGGAGGCTCCCTTAGCAGATCTTTTGGTGAACAAAACCATTCACAATTGATGCCCTCTGTAATCCAATTGAGAGAG CCCCCATCCATCTTAAGGCCAGTTGAAGTGACAGAGCATAAAGCAGTGGAAATTATTGTAACCAAATTACTCTTGCGGTCATATTATGACATTGTCAGAAAAAACATTCAAGATCTTGTTCCAAAAGCAATTATGCACTTTCTG GTCAATCTTACAAAACGGACCCTTCACCGAACCTTCATTCAAAAGTTGTACAG AGAGAACCTGTTTGAAGAACTGTTGCAGGAGCAGGATGCACTTGtattgaaaagaaaacataaCCAAGAATTGCTCCGAGTTTTGGAACAATCTATGCAG ACACTGGAGAAAGTTGAATTTGATGTCTCATCCCATACTTCAAGTTTTGGAATTGATGCTTCCGCTGAACTTCCAAGAATTACAAGGACTTCACCACCCCATCAACAATACTCAACAACCAGTGGTCAGATGAGTCAATCTAGATACCATTCATTCTCCAGATCATTTGTTACCAACACAACAGCTTGA